From Carassius auratus strain Wakin chromosome 22, ASM336829v1, whole genome shotgun sequence, a single genomic window includes:
- the LOC113039426 gene encoding nicotinamide riboside kinase 2-like isoform X1: MKYIIGIGGVTNGGKTTLTNRLIKALPNCCVVHQDDFFKPPDQIAVGEDGFKQWDVITALDMEAMVNTVKGWLENPIKFARSHGVQVTPATEMDDPESQVHILIVEGFLLYNYKPLLEFFDKSYYITIPYEECKLRRSTRQYTVPDPPGLFDGHVWPMYLKHRNCMENCGLPIEFLDGLKTKDEIYIQVHEDIHNTLLNRL; this comes from the exons ATGAAGTACATCATTGGAATAGGAGG cgtgaCTAATGGTGGTAAAACCACCTTGACGAACAGGTTAATAAAAGCCTTACCAAACTGCTGTGTGGTTCACCAGGATGACTTCTTCAAG CCTCCGGATCAGATAGCAGTCGGAGAGGATGGCTTTAAACAGTGGGATG TGATCACAGCTTTGGATATGGAGGCCATGGTGAACACCGTCAAGGGTTGGCTTGAAAACCCAATCAAATTCGCCCGTTCCCACGGTGTGCAAGTGACCCCAGCCACGGAAATGGACGACCCGGAGAGCCAAGTGCACATACTCATCGTAGAAGGCTTTCTGCTGTACAACTACAA GCCTTTGCTGGAATTCTTTGACAAATCGTATTACATAACCATCCCATACGAGGAGTGCAAGTTAAGGAGAAG tacaaGACAATACACCGTCCCAGACCCTCCTGGGCTCTTTGACGGTCATGTGTGGCCCATGTATCTGAAACACAGAAACTGCATGGAGAACTGTGGTTTGCCAATTG AATTCTTGGACGGCTTGAAAACAAAAGATGAAATCTACATCCAGGTTCACGAAGACATCCACAACACTCTCCTGAATCGTTTATAG
- the LOC113039429 gene encoding myeloid-derived growth factor-like, with translation MACNVHINSCAKLLLLLVVLCAARAFAERTKTLDFDVKPGGVVQTFSAKLKKYKCTFTYACQGGTNEQWQMSVGLSDDEQMFSCSVWRPQGKSYLFFTQFKAEIKGAKIEYATAYSQMAVGGQRDVALKEEEYIVSESSVTHREGKFHSELSKLTVIGRTRHDEL, from the exons ATGGCATGCAATGTTCACATAAACTCTTGTGCAAAGCTTCTGCTGCTGTTGGTCGTGTTGTGCGCGGCTCGCGCTTTTGCTGAAAGAACTAAAACACTCGACTTCGATGTCAAACCTGGAGGAGTTGTGCAGACTTTCTCTGCTAAACTT AAAAAGTATAAATGCACCTTCACATATGCGTGTCAAGGAGGAACCAATGAG CAATGGCAAATGAGCGTTGGACTAAGTGATGATGAGCAGATGTTTTCCTGTTCAGTATGGAG GCCTCAAGGGAAGTCCTACTTGTTTTTTACCCAGTTCAAAGCCGAGATAAAAGGAGCCAAGATTGAGTACGCCACTGCATAT TCCCAGATGGCCGTGGGTGGACAGAGGGATGTTGCTTTGAAGGAAGAAGAGTACATTGTATCAGAGTCTTCAG TGACCCACAGAGAAGGGAAATTCCATTCGGAGCTTTCCAAGCTCACTGTCATTGGTCGGACACGCCACGATGAACTCTGA
- the LOC113039426 gene encoding nicotinamide riboside kinase 2-like isoform X2 yields the protein MEAMVNTVKGWLENPIKFARSHGVQVTPATEMDDPESQVHILIVEGFLLYNYKPLLEFFDKSYYITIPYEECKLRRSTRQYTVPDPPGLFDGHVWPMYLKHRNCMENCGLPIEFLDGLKTKDEIYIQVHEDIHNTLLNRL from the exons ATGGAGGCCATGGTGAACACCGTCAAGGGTTGGCTTGAAAACCCAATCAAATTCGCCCGTTCCCACGGTGTGCAAGTGACCCCAGCCACGGAAATGGACGACCCGGAGAGCCAAGTGCACATACTCATCGTAGAAGGCTTTCTGCTGTACAACTACAA GCCTTTGCTGGAATTCTTTGACAAATCGTATTACATAACCATCCCATACGAGGAGTGCAAGTTAAGGAGAAG tacaaGACAATACACCGTCCCAGACCCTCCTGGGCTCTTTGACGGTCATGTGTGGCCCATGTATCTGAAACACAGAAACTGCATGGAGAACTGTGGTTTGCCAATTG AATTCTTGGACGGCTTGAAAACAAAAGATGAAATCTACATCCAGGTTCACGAAGACATCCACAACACTCTCCTGAATCGTTTATAG